TGACATCCAAGCAGAGCATCGCCGCAAGTGGCTGGACCCCAGGTTCCGACGGTGCCACGCTGTATCAGACTGCAAGGATATTCAGCGTGCCATCGTCCTACTCCTTCAGGATGAGGAGCCGTGGCCGGCATTTTGTCAGGCTACACTTCTTCGGTTTCAGATACCAGAGCTACGATCTTGCCGCGGCCAAGTTCAAGGTGTCGACGCAGGATACCGTCCTGCTCGACAACTTCACTCCGCCGAGCGGTAACTCGCCGACCATCAGGGAATACTCGCTGGATATCACTGAGGATATGCTGATCCTCACATTTGTGCCACTGGGGAGCAACGCGTCTTTCGTCAACGCCATTGAAGTCATATCTGTTCCTGATGATCTGATAGGTGATTCGGCGCAAACCGTGAATCCTTCAGGCCAGTATATCGGCCTCGCAGCACAGCCATTTCAGACGTTCCACAGGATTAATGTGGGTGGAGGCAAGGTGACCGCTGACAACGACACTCTCTGGCGTTCTTGGGATACTGACCAGGACTTTTTCCTCAACTCCACCACCACTCAGCTGGTTACTTCCCAAGCAAAGCTGAATTACAAGAAAGGAACAGCCACCGAGGAGGATGCACCGGACAGCGTGTACAACACCGCAAGGCAGTTGGTTGCGCAGAATAGAAGCAGCTctgcatccaacatgacatggcaATTCAATGTCGACGCCCGTTCGAGTTATCTGGTCAGGTTCCACTTCTGCGACATAGTGAGCAAGGCAACGTATTCCCTCTACTTCGATGTCTATGTGGACGGCTGGTCAGCGACCCAGGATCTTGATCTCTCGGATAAAGGCTTTGGTGCCTTGGCTGTGCCGTACTACACGGATTTTGTCTTGAAATCAAGTGATCCTTCTGGTAAGCTAAGTGTCAGCGTTGGGCCTTCCAGCTTGCCTAATGTGACGCTAGATGCCATCTTGAACGGGCTGGAGATCATGAAGATGAACATCAGCACTGGAACTGTTGAGGTTGTGAAGCCAACAACGCCAAAGAGCAAATTGCCTATCATATTGGGCACTGTCCTTGGATGTGTTGGTGCTGCTATAGTTGTTGCTATACTCTGCTGTGTCCTGAGAAGAAAGAGGAACACGAAGAAGAAGCCACGGCCAGCACCGACAAGTCGACCTTCAAGTGTTTGGTCACCACTCAACCTCAACGGTCTTAGCTTCCTCAGCGTAGGCACCCGGACAACCAGCCGGACCACTCTTACATCTGGGACTAACAGTGACGCGAGCTACCGAATCCCGTTCGCCTTGCTGCAAGCAGCGACAAGTAACTTTGATGAGCAGATGGTCATCGGAGTCGGCGG
This Lolium perenne isolate Kyuss_39 chromosome 1, Kyuss_2.0, whole genome shotgun sequence DNA region includes the following protein-coding sequences:
- the LOC127292512 gene encoding receptor-like protein kinase HERK 1 encodes the protein MGGTTTDPKMALALLGSIIWVLLLGTTCNAEFTPADNYLINCGSTSDATVGQRVFVADNSGSTILTSKQSIAASGWTPGSDGATLYQTARIFSVPSSYSFRMRSRGRHFVRLHFFGFRYQSYDLAAAKFKVSTQDTVLLDNFTPPSGNSPTIREYSLDITEDMLILTFVPLGSNASFVNAIEVISVPDDLIGDSAQTVNPSGQYIGLAAQPFQTFHRINVGGGKVTADNDTLWRSWDTDQDFFLNSTTTQLVTSQAKLNYKKGTATEEDAPDSVYNTARQLVAQNRSSSASNMTWQFNVDARSSYLVRFHFCDIVSKATYSLYFDVYVDGWSATQDLDLSDKGFGALAVPYYTDFVLKSSDPSGKLSVSVGPSSLPNVTLDAILNGLEIMKMNISTGTVEVVKPTTPKSKLPIILGTVLGCVGAAIVVAILCCVLRRKRNTKKKPRPAPTSRPSSVWSPLNLNGLSFLSVGTRTTSRTTLTSGTNSDASYRIPFALLQAATSNFDEQMVIGVGGFGKVYRAVLQDSTKVAVKRGNHKSHQGIKEFQTEIELLSGLRHRHLVSLIGYCDEQSEMILVYEYMEKGTLKGHLYGSEMPSLSWKKRVEICIGAARGLHYLHTGFAKSIIHRDVKSANILLDENLMAKVSDFGLSKMGPELDQTHVSTAVKGSFGYLDPEYYRRQKLTDKSDVYSFGVVLLEVICARPVIDPSLPRDMINLAEWATKWQKRGELGQIVDQRIAGTIRPESLRKYGETVEKCLAEYGVDRPSMGDVLWNLEFVLQLQEAGPDISNIDSMNQISELPTDARRVGALEIGTADESHINIDYSQMSTNDAFSQLINTEGR